A genomic window from Fusarium oxysporum Fo47 chromosome VIII, complete sequence includes:
- a CDS encoding putative short chain oxidoreductase/dehydrogenase, with protein sequence MSCPDWLITGCSSGFGLEIARRALTKGHRVIATSRNPKKNEDLVQEIESKGDRWIALDVTAPDLSSVVDKAKALYGTIDILVNNAGFSLNGGFEDLSEDDLRAQFETNVFDVFKMMKAVLPGMHERQSGIVINIGSTGGLRSLPGVSLYASSKHALEGLTEAVWHEYRDFNVKIVLVEPGPFRTNFLGGNAAVIRPMSSFYKGTSTETTLNHLKDSHGDQPGDPIKAATIIVDYALGEGSAKGSNEFLRLPLGSGALKIVQGKIESLEENLAGVREMAQSADF encoded by the exons ATGTCTTGCCCTGATTGGCTGATCACCGGATGCTCTTCAGGGTTTGGGCTAGAGATAGCCCGCAGAGCCCTCACAAAGGGACACCGAGTTATTGCGACCTCCCGGAATCCCAAGAAGAACGAAGATCTCGTTCAAGAGATTGAGTCGAAGGGCGATCGATGGATTGCCTTGGATGTGACAGCGCCCGATTTGTCGAGCGTGGTTGACAAAGCCAAGGCACTATATGGAACAATTGACATACTTGTCAACAATGCTGGATTTAGTCTCAATGGAGGATTCGAGGATCTAAG CGAGGACGACCTCCGGGCCCAGTTTGAGACCAACGTCTTTGATGTtttcaagatgatgaaggccGTGTTACCTGGGATGCACGAGCGGCAGTCCGGTATTGTGATCAACATTGGATCAACGGGCGGTCTGAGATCTTTACCTGGTGTCAGCCTATACGCATCGTCAAAACATGCCCTGGAAGGCCTCACTGAGGCCGTTTGGCACGAATACCGCGACTTCAACGTTAAAATTGTTCTGGTTGAACCCGGCCCTTTTCGGACCAATTTTTTGGGTGGAAATGCGGCCGTCATCCGTCCGATGAGCTCGTTTTACAAAGGCACGAGCACTGAAACCACCTTGAATCACCTTAAAGATTCCCATGGAGACCAACCAGGAGACCCAATCAAAGCTGCCACAATAATTGTTGATTACGCGTTGGGTGAAGGATCAGCCAAAGGGTCTAATGAGTTCTTGAGACTGCCCTTAGGGTCTGGAGCTCTGAAAATAGTTCAAGGCAAGATCGAGTCGCTGGAAGAGAACTTGGCAGGGGTGAGGGAAATGGCCCAGAGTGCAGACTTCTGA